CCAAAATATCTTCCAAACTTGGTACATTTACGTTCAATGGTTTGTCAATGATGGGCACAAAGTCCGATTGAATTGGCAATGAAATGAGGTTTATATAATTAACTTCTTCAAAAAGGATGTCCAACAATACATATTCTTCGTCTTTATTGGTTTTATGCAATGGCGTGTAGAAAAATTTGTAATGCGCTTTTTTGATTCCCCCCTGCATGCTGTTGGCGGGCAGGGTTGAAGTTGTGTTTCGGTATTGTAGCTCTTTCCTTAAAAATCCTTGTTCTTTTATGATTGCATCTAAAACGCTTTCCAAATCTTTGTTCCGATAGCTTTCGGAATCATACGATAGAATAATGTCAATATCTATTGAAAGTCGTTTGGTTGAATTGAAATGCAACATTAAAGCCGTTCCGCCTTTGAAAACAAAGGGCAGTTTTTGTTTAGCCAAGCCCTCCAGCAGCAGCAACGCACGGATAACTTTCTCGGCAAGGATTCTGTCCGCATTGCGATGTTTCTTTGACGCCTTGATTAGCCATTCGCCTGATATTTCGTTTAAGTTTATCATTCTATAAAACGGCAATTAGATTTTATTGCTGCCATAAATTTGTAATTGTTTTTAAAAATTGGTTCAGTTCTTCTTTCCTTCGTCTCCTGTCTGCATAGCGAAGCATTTTGCTTTGGTTAATGGTGTATTTGTTAAATGCTTCTTTAAAAATAGTCCGCTTTTCAGCACCTTGTTGAGCCGTAAAAATCACATCATCACAAAAAATATCGACCAATATTTTTTCTATGGTTGCTGTCTCAACTTCGTTTACGTTTTGCGTTGGTGCTTCCGAAATAAGCGGTTTTATAACAAATGCTTCTTTTTCGTTGACGTTGTATCTTTCAATAATTTCGGTAGTTGGCTCAATAAAAACTGATTTTTTTTTTCGAAAGCTATCGGAATCTTTCAAAAAATAAAAAGCCGAATGAGTTGTATCTTTATCTGTTTCCACCAATATAAAAAATCTGTTGGGTTGGTGTT
The genomic region above belongs to Saprospiraceae bacterium and contains:
- a CDS encoding nucleotidyl transferase AbiEii/AbiGii toxin family protein, whose amino-acid sequence is MINLNEISGEWLIKASKKHRNADRILAEKVIRALLLLEGLAKQKLPFVFKGGTALMLHFNSTKRLSIDIDIILSYDSESYRNKDLESVLDAIIKEQGFLRKELQYRNTTSTLPANSMQGGIKKAHYKFFYTPLHKTNKDEEYVLLDILFEEVNYINLISLPIQSDFVPIIDKPLNVNVPSLEDILGDKLTAFAPNTTGIPYFKKDDSMSMEIIKQLYDIGNLFDKVTDLDTIKTTFYRFAKTEIAYRHSEGINEKDVLEDIYQTALCIVSRGSDGIGNFDELQKGIGRISRFIFSESYHIEKAIAHASKAAYLSTLIHLNAKLIAKFENPLQLQDWQISEPLNNKLNKLKKSNPEAFFYWYKIYELKK